A region from the Sphaerodactylus townsendi isolate TG3544 linkage group LG01, MPM_Stown_v2.3, whole genome shotgun sequence genome encodes:
- the LOC125428668 gene encoding androglobin-like, producing the protein MSNEKPLSCQSSKGQVPQSTAKKEPEAVTSKRKGAVSGQKNVKSPIKTLQEGPTLVEEEVLISMPVTEENIHQQPHKYIVQAKVLQNSWPLTENQMTFVQSLRELEKNEIKGESS; encoded by the exons ATGTCTAATGAGAAACCATTAAGTTGTCAGT CAAGTAAAGGTCAGGTTCCTCAAAGCACTGCGAAAAAGGAACCTGAAGCTGTAACTTCTAAGAGAAAAGGTGCAGTATCTGGACAGAAGAATGTCAAGTCTCCTATCAAGACTCTACAGGAAGGACCAACTTTAGTAGAGGAAGAAGTGTTGATCTCTATGCCTGTCACAGAAGAAAATATACATCAACAG CCTCACAAGTATATTGTACAAGCCAAGGTGTTGCAGAACAGCTGGCCTCTTACTGAAAACCAAATGACATTTGTTCAGTCATTGAGAGAATTagagaaaaatgaaattaaaggTGAGTCATCTTAA